The sequence below is a genomic window from Flavobacterium keumense.
TTTTAAGTAAATCTTCTAATGTTATTGCAAATCAAAGTGGTGTTTTTGACGATTTGACCTTTGATAATGTAGCTTCAATCGCTGAATTATTAATGCAAAAATTCATTGCTGGCGAATACGATCGCATCGAATTGGTATACAACCAATTTAAAAATGCGGCAACTCAAATTATTCAAACAGAACAATTTTTGCCTTTAGCCCCAATTCAATCAGAGGCTTCGGCTACTTCAGGAGACTATATTTTTGAACCTTCTAAAGAAGAAATTGTATTGACATTGATTCCAAAATCATTGAAAACACAATTGTATAAAGGGATTAGAGATTCATTTGCTTCTGAACACGGTGCTCGTATGACGGCGATGCACAAAGCAACAGATAATGCCAAAGAATTGAAAGACCAATTAACATTGACTTATAATAAAGCACGTCAAGCAGCAATTACTAATGAAATCTTAGAGATTGTTGGTGGTGCTGAGGCGTTGAATGGATAGTGCCTTTCAAAAGAAATTACAAGAGCCTCGCATTGCGGGGCTTTTTTAATTCATTTTTACAACATACATTATGGAAATTAAAGAACTTACTACATTAGAAGAAATGCTAGCTCAGTTTGACTTAGTGCAGCATTTGTATAGCAATAATTTTACTTTAGAAAAATACAAAGCGTATTTAACCGAAATGCTTCCTCATAACTATATTCAAATCGCTGTGTTTGAAGAGGGACAATGCATTGGACTTTCGGGTTTATGGTCTGGAATTAAATTATGGTCTGGGCGGTATTTTGAGATAGACAATTTTATTGTGCATCCCGATCATCGTTCCAAAGGAGCAGCTAAAATAATGACCGATTATATCAAAACAAAGGCAGAAGCAGCAGGATGTACCATGATTGTATTGGATGCTTTTACAGGAAACTTTACAGCACACCGTTTTTATTATAACCAAGGCTATTATCCTAGAGGATTTCATTTTATTAAAACCCTAAACGAAGGAGGATTATCTTAAAAAGGCTGTTAACAAATCTAATTTCAAAACCCAAATTAAACCAAAGATTTCGTTATTTTTGTTTTCATCAATACCTAAACTAGACCAACTTGGGATTATATAAAAGTCTTTTTAAACAAACAGCCATCTATGGATTAGCTACGGTTTTGCCTCGAATGTTGAGCTTTTTACTCGTGCGTTTGTATACAAAGGTTTTACCCACAGGCGAGTATGGAGAAGTGTCTATTGTACTCTCGTGGATGGTTTTCTTCAATGTGGTGTTGTCGTACGGAATGGAAACGGCTTTTTTCCGATTCTATAATTCAGAGACCGATAAAGAAAATGTGATAGCAACCTCGACTATTTCTATTTTTTGGTCGTCTATTGTTTTTCTTTTTGGCGCCTTAATTTTTAGAGGAACTTTGGCTTCTTTGGCCAATGTAGAAGTACAGTATATTACGTATGCTATTTGGATTTTAGTGTTAGACGCATTGGTAATTGTTCCTTTTTCAAAGTTACGAGCCAATCAACGACCGATTATTTATGCAGTAATTAAAATAGGTAATGTTGCGGTAAATTTACTTTTGAATGTCTTTTTTTTATTAGTGTTACCTAAAATAGCCGACTCTAATCCGAATTCTTTTTTAGGAAATTTATATGTTGATAATTATGAAATTGGCTATATTTTCGTTTCTAATTTAGCAGCAAGTTTATTAACCTTATTGGTACTTTCGCCCAATTATCTTTCTTTGACTCGAAAATTTGATGCGGCTCTATGGAAAAAGATGATGCAATACGGTTTACCAATTTTGGTTGCCGGAATTGCATTTGCAGTAAACGAACATTTTGATAAAATTCTATTGGGCTATTGGTTACCAGACAACGTAGCCAAGGCGGAAGTAGGAGCTTATTCCGCCTGTTATAAATTAGGCTTGTTTATGGTGTTGTTTGCTACAGCATTCCGATTGGGAATCGAACCGTTCTTTTTTAGTCATTCCAATCACGAAAAAGCACCACAAACCTATGCGATGATTACCAAATATTTTGTGATTTTTGGTTCACTCATTTTGTTAGGAGTAATAGTTTTTGCCGACATTTTGAAGTTTCTACTTTTGGACAACAAATCCTATTGGGAGGCGATGAAAGTGGTGCCATTGATTATTTTAGCCAATTTTTGTTTGGGAATTTACAATAACCTTTCGGTTTGGTATAAATTGACCGACAGAACCAAAATGGGAGCCTATATTTCAATTGTGGGCGCTGTTTTAACATTAGTACTGAATTACCTTTTAATTCCAAAATTCAGTTATTTTGGCTCAGCTATTGCAACTATTGCCGCTTATGGAAGTATGATGTTCATTTCCTATGTTCTAGGAAATCGCTATTATCCCATTCCGTATGATATGGAAAAAATAGGAGGCTATTTAGGATTATCTATTCTATTTTCGGCCATTTCTTTTTACGGATTCAGAGAAAATTATTTTGTTGGAATTCCGTTATTATTGTTGTTTGTGTATTTTGTGTACCACAACGAAAAAGCAACGATCTTGTCTATCATTAAACGAAAAAAATAAAATGACAATAAAAATCATCAATAAGTCGCAGCATCCGTTGCCTAATTATGAGACACTTGCTTCAGCAGGAATGGATTTAAGAGCCGATTTAACCGCTCCCATCACATTGGCTCCACTTGGGCGTGTTATTGTGAAAACGGGGTTGTTTATCGAGTTACCCATTGGATTTGAGGCGCAGGTTCGCCCAAGAAGCGGTTTGGCTATCAAAAAAGGGATTACCGTTTTGAATTCTCCAGGAACAGTCGATGCTGATTATAGAGGAGAAATAGGGGTGATTTTAGTCAATTTATCTAATGAAGATTTTGTAATTGAGAATGGCGAACGCATCGCTCAATTGATTATTGCCAAACACGAACGCGCCGAATGGATTGAAGTTCAGGAATTATCTGAAACATCCAGAGGCGAAGGTGGTTTTGGTAGTACGGGGGTAAAATAAGTGTTCAGTGTTCAGCATAAATTGTTCAGAAAAAAATCAAAAATATAATCTTAGCGAACTTTGCGAAAAATCTTTGCGAGCTTTGCGTTAAAATATAAAGAATGAAAATAATAGTACCAATGGCAGGACGTGGTTCTCGTCTTCGCCCACATACATTAACGATTCCTAAACCATTAATTCCTATTGCAGGAAAACCAATTGTACACCGTTTGGTGGAGGATATTGCGGGAGTTTTGAATCAAGATATTGAAGAAATTGCCTTTATTATCCATGAAAGTTTTGGAAAACAAGTCGAAGCTGATTTGATTGCTATTGCTGAAAAACTAGGGTCTAAAGGAACGATTTATTACCAAAACGAAGCTTTAGGAACAGGTCACGCCATTATGTGTGCCAAAGATTCTTTGAGCGGTCCAGCGGTGATTGCCTATGCCGATACGTTAATTCGTGCCGACTTTGATTTGGATCAAAATGCAGATAGCGTGATTTGGGTAAAACAAGTAGATCAACCTGAAGCATTTGGCGTAATTAATTTGAATGAAGCCAACGAAATAGTAGAATTGGTAGAAAAACCTAAAGAGTTTGTTTCAGACCTTGCCGTAATTGGAATTTACTATTTCAAAGATGTAGCAGTGTTGAAAAACGAATTACAATGGGTATTGGATAACAATATCATTCATGGAGGCGAATACCAAATCAACGACGGAATTAAACGAATGATGGCTAATGGTAAACGTTTTGTTCCTGGTGAAGTGGCTGAGTGGATGGATTGCGGCAACAAAGATGTGACAGTGGAGACCAACGGAAGAATGTTAGGTTTTTTACAACAAGACGGAGAAAATTTAGTCCATTCTGGGGTAAAATGTGAAAA
It includes:
- a CDS encoding lipopolysaccharide biosynthesis protein, translating into MGLYKSLFKQTAIYGLATVLPRMLSFLLVRLYTKVLPTGEYGEVSIVLSWMVFFNVVLSYGMETAFFRFYNSETDKENVIATSTISIFWSSIVFLFGALIFRGTLASLANVEVQYITYAIWILVLDALVIVPFSKLRANQRPIIYAVIKIGNVAVNLLLNVFFLLVLPKIADSNPNSFLGNLYVDNYEIGYIFVSNLAASLLTLLVLSPNYLSLTRKFDAALWKKMMQYGLPILVAGIAFAVNEHFDKILLGYWLPDNVAKAEVGAYSACYKLGLFMVLFATAFRLGIEPFFFSHSNHEKAPQTYAMITKYFVIFGSLILLGVIVFADILKFLLLDNKSYWEAMKVVPLIILANFCLGIYNNLSVWYKLTDRTKMGAYISIVGAVLTLVLNYLLIPKFSYFGSAIATIAAYGSMMFISYVLGNRYYPIPYDMEKIGGYLGLSILFSAISFYGFRENYFVGIPLLLLFVYFVYHNEKATILSIIKRKK
- the dut gene encoding dUTP diphosphatase; the protein is MTIKIINKSQHPLPNYETLASAGMDLRADLTAPITLAPLGRVIVKTGLFIELPIGFEAQVRPRSGLAIKKGITVLNSPGTVDADYRGEIGVILVNLSNEDFVIENGERIAQLIIAKHERAEWIEVQELSETSRGEGGFGSTGVK
- a CDS encoding GNAT family N-acetyltransferase, whose amino-acid sequence is MEIKELTTLEEMLAQFDLVQHLYSNNFTLEKYKAYLTEMLPHNYIQIAVFEEGQCIGLSGLWSGIKLWSGRYFEIDNFIVHPDHRSKGAAKIMTDYIKTKAEAAGCTMIVLDAFTGNFTAHRFYYNQGYYPRGFHFIKTLNEGGLS
- a CDS encoding sugar phosphate nucleotidyltransferase, which gives rise to MKIIVPMAGRGSRLRPHTLTIPKPLIPIAGKPIVHRLVEDIAGVLNQDIEEIAFIIHESFGKQVEADLIAIAEKLGSKGTIYYQNEALGTGHAIMCAKDSLSGPAVIAYADTLIRADFDLDQNADSVIWVKQVDQPEAFGVINLNEANEIVELVEKPKEFVSDLAVIGIYYFKDVAVLKNELQWVLDNNIIHGGEYQINDGIKRMMANGKRFVPGEVAEWMDCGNKDVTVETNGRMLGFLQQDGENLVHSGVKCENATIIPPCYIGEDVVLINATVGPNVSLGKGCHVTNSTIKNSLVQTHSHIKNANLDNAMIGNHASFDGNFTSISIGDYSVLE
- the atpG gene encoding ATP synthase F1 subunit gamma yields the protein MANLKEIRNRITSISSTMQITSAMKMVSAAKLKKAQDAITAMRPYAEKLTELLQNLSATLDGDVGGDYTAQREIKKVLVVAITSNRGLCGAFNSNVIKEVKNRTDFYVGKQVDVFAIGKKGNDILSKSSNVIANQSGVFDDLTFDNVASIAELLMQKFIAGEYDRIELVYNQFKNAATQIIQTEQFLPLAPIQSEASATSGDYIFEPSKEEIVLTLIPKSLKTQLYKGIRDSFASEHGARMTAMHKATDNAKELKDQLTLTYNKARQAAITNEILEIVGGAEALNG